GACCCACGGCGGCCCGCCGGGCGCGGACGCCGCGACGCGCGCGGAGCGACCCGACCCCGTGACCCCGGAGGACCTGCTGTGACCACCGCCGTCTGTGAGGGCCTGCTGTGATGACGACCGTCTTCGACCCGGGCGCGGCGGCGGCGCGGGCGACCGGGGCGATCCTCGACGACACGCTGCGCGGCACCGCCCGGGGCATCGTCGTGGACTCCCCGCCCGGCGCCGGGAAGTCGACGCTGGTGGTCCGGGCGGCCCTGGAGCTGGCCGCCGCCGGGCATCCGCTGATGGTGATCGCGCAGACCAACGCCCAGGTCGACGACCTGGTGGTACGGCTCGCGGAGAAGGACCCGGAGCTGCCGGTCGGCCGGCTGCACAGCAGCGACTCCGACCCGTACGACAAGGTCCTGGACGGGCTGGGCAACGTGACGAAGTCGGCGAAGGCGGCGGATCTGGCCGGGCTCGACGTGGTGATCTCGACGGCCGCCAAGTGGGCGCACGTGAAGAACGTGGAGCCGTGGGGGCACGCGATCGTCGACGAGGCGTACCAGATGCGCTCGGACGCGCTGCTGGCCGTGGCCGGGCTGTTCGAGCGGGCGCTGTTCGTCGGGGACCCGGGCCAGCTGGACCCGTTCTCGATCGTCGGCGCGGACCAGTGGGCGGGGCTGAGCTACGACCCGTCGGCGAGTGCGGTGTCCACGCTGCTCGCGCACAATCCGGAGCTGCCGCAGCACCGGCTGCCGGTGTCCTGGCGGCTCCCGGCGTCGGCGGCCCCGCTGGTGTCGGACGCGTTCTACCCGTACACGCCGTTCCGCAGCGGCACGGACCACGGGGACCGGAAGCTCTCCTTCGGGGTGGCGTCGGACGGTTCGGGGCCCGACCGGGTGCTGGACGAGGCGGCGGAGTCCGGGTGGGGGCTGCTGGAGCTGCCCGCCCGGCACACCCCGCGCACCGATCCCGAGGCGGTACGGGCGGTGGCGCTGGTGGTCCGGCGGATGCTGGACCGGGGCGGGGTCGCGACGAGCGAGCGGGCCGAGGAGCCGGTGCCGGTGACGGCGGACCGGGTGGCGGTCGGGACGGCCCACCGGGACCAGGCCGCGGCGGTGCGCGCGGCCCTCACGGAGCTGGGCGTCACCGGGGTCGCGGTGGACACGGCCAACCGCCTCCAGGGCCGCGAGTTCGACGTCACGGTGGTGCTGCACCCGCTGTCGGGGCGGCCCGACGCGACCGCGTTCCACCTGGAGACGGGCCGCCTGTGCGTACTGGCCTCGCGGCACCGGCACGCCTGCGTCGTGGTGTGCCGGGAGGGGGTGGCGGACCTGCTGGACGAGCACCCGTCCACGGAGCCGGTCCAGCTGGGCGTCACGGTGAAGTTCCCCGACGGCTGGGAGGCGAACCACGCGGTGCTGGCACACCTCTCGGAACGGCGGGTGCGGTGGCGGCCCTGAGCCGGGGGCGCGTCCACGCCCTCGGCCCGGGGGCGCGCCCCCGCCGCACGCCCCGGCCCCCTTGCGCGGGGTTGGACAATGGAGGGTGGCCGTCCGGATCCTCCGGTCATCAGGTCGTCCGAGGGAGGAACCCCACATGACACAGTCCGAGCGGAACGAACGGCAGCGGCTGCGCCCCGCGCCGCTGCTCTTCGAGCCGTCTCAGGCCACCGCGGATCCGGAGCACTTCTTCGACCTGGAGTCGGTGGAGGACCCCCGTGAGCTGCTGGCCCGTGCGACCGAGCTGACGCATGCCTTCCGGGCGGCGACGGACCGGTCGGTGGAGTTCCAGGCGATGGCGGCGGCGCAGCTCGCCGACCCGCGCCGGTTCGACCGGCTGACCGCGGCGGACGTCGCGGAGCGCGCGGAGTGGACCGAGGACTACGCGAAGAAGATGATCGAGTTCGGCCGCTCGCTGCTCGACGCGCCCGGAGCCTGACCTACGGGGCCCGCGAGGCCGCTGCGGCCGGTGGGGTCGGTGATGCCGATGTGACCTGTGAGGGTGGACAGGGCCTGTGGGGCGGCCGGGGCGGATGATGTTGCGCCAGACCGGGGGTCAGGTCCCGTGGCATATTCCGGCGGGCAAGATACCCCTTCCCCTCCCGGCCTGTCCCGGTTTCCCGCAACTCTCGGAATCCTCTCCATTACTCCCGGTAGACCTTGCTCCATGAGCGCATGGCCGAAAGACGAAACGACCCTGCAGACCGGTGCCGCCCCGCACCACGGCGTCGACATCTTCGCCCTGCTGCGGGACCAGTCCGGACCCCAGGCCGCACAGGTCACGGCGGCCGGCGCCGCCTGGCTGGCAGGGGCCGCCCCCTACCCGCGCAGCACGCTCGCCCACTGGGAGGAGCGTCCCAAGGCCCCCGGTGTGCTGCCCTGCGGTTCCGCCTTCGACGTCGTGAACGTGCCGGCGCTGTTCGGGCGGCGGATGCTGGAGCAGCTCTGGGCGGAGGGGCCCGGCTCCGGCCCGGTCGCCACGCACCGGGGCCGGATGCTGCTGTTCGCCGCCCCGGGAACGGCCCAGCGGCTGCCCTCGCTGCTCGCCTGGGAGGAGTGGGGAACCAGCGGTTCCGGGGGCGCCGGAGACTCCGGGAAGCGGCGCGGCACGGTGCCGCCGCTGCTCTGCCACGGCACCGGCGACGCCGTGACCGTACCGCCGCTGACCTGCGCGTCGTCCGAGAGCGGGCCACGCTGGGTGGTCGCCCCCGACACCCGTAATCCGTGGCTCCCGGGCCCCGATGTGCTGCTCTGGGCGTGTGTGCGGGTGAGCCGGTCCGCGTCCTGTCCGGGTGCCGCGCAGGCGATTTTTCCTCGGGCGGATCAGGGTGCTAATGTCTACGACGTCACCAGGCGCCGTTAGCTCAGTTGGTTAGAGCAGCTGACTCTTAATCAGCGGGTCCGGGGTTCGAGTCCCTGACGGCGCACAGACGGAAGAAGCCCCCCGCGGAAGCGGGGGGCTTCTTCGCGTACGGAGGCCCGCGCCCCGGGCCGGTTCAGACGCCGGTGGTGACCCGGACGGTCCAGGAGCCGGACGGGGTGCGGTCGGCGACCTCGATGCGGGTGTCGTCGCCCGGCACGGTGAAGGTCTCCCCGATCCCGAGCGGGGCGTCGGCCAGCGGCGGGTAGACCGAGCGGTCCCAGCAGGCCCCGGTGTCCGGGTGGGTGTCGACCACCTCGACGGGCCCGCCACCGGAGGCCGTCCCGCTGCGGACGCGGTAGATCAGGATACCCTCGGCGCAGGTGCCCCGGTCGTTCCCGGTGGCGCTGCGGGCCTCGATGGCCAGGGCGCTGTCGGCGCCGGTACGGACGACGGCGAGCCGGGTCCCGATCGACCCGCCGGGCACCGGGGCGGCGGCGACCGGTTCCAGCGTGAGGTCGGCCGAGCCCTGGACGCAGACGACCTGGCGTCCGCCGAGCCAGCCGAGCTTCCACTTGTGCCAGCCGAACAGGTCCGGGGCGAGGCCGAACTGGCTGCCCATGACGTCCCAGTCGCCGACGTGGGTGTCCCAGTCGCCCTTGCCGTCGGTGGGCCGGTGGTAGAGGTCGGCGAGGTCGAAGACGTGCCCGGTCTCGTGGGCGAGGACGTTGCGGTCGGGCGGGTGCTGCTCGAAGACCGTGACAACGCGCCGGATGTCGCTGTCGTCGGCGCGGAGCGGCCGGTCGAAGTTGACGACCTTGGTGGCGTCGGAGTCGACGCCGGGGGCGTCCGGGTCGGCCACCAGGTAGACGACGTCGTACCGGGAGAAGTCCACCTCCGGGTCGGCGGCGTCGATGGCGTCACGCAGATAGGCGGTGCGGCGCTCCGCGTTCCAGTCACGCTCTATGCCGTACCAGGTGGAGTCGCGCGGCATCCGCGTCCAGGTCCGCTGCGGATGGGGGCGCAGGGTGAACCGGCCATAACTGGCGCGTTCGAAGAAGCGCGTCGTGGCGGGGAAGTGGTCGGCGGTGAGCGCCTCGGGGGTGAGCACGGGCTCGGAGTCCGGGAAGGACAGGAAGATCATGACCGCGTCGAGACCCTGGTCGGGGCGCGGGTACGCCGCGTTCCAGGTGTTCAGCCCGAGCGAGTGGTGCGCCGCCGACCGGGGCAGGGCGCAGGGTGCCGCGTCCCTCGCGGCGGCCGCGGCGGGGCCCGCGACGAGGGACGTGGCGGCGAGCGCCAGGAGGGAGGTGGCGGCGGCGGCCAGACTGCGCAGTGGCGGCCGTTCCGCTCCCCCGGGTCCGCGACGGCACGGCACATCGACCTCCGGGTGGGGAAACACGGTCCATCCCGTCCACCCTGTGCCGCTTCACCACGCCACGCCCTGTTGTGCTGCCCCACACGGGTAAGCGGTCAGAATCGTCGCCCACACCTTCACGGAACGTCACTGCCAGCCATTTCAGCCATCCAACGAAACAGATCCGCACAGAAACAACCAGGATCGGGCAAAGCGGAACGCCTGCTCCCGTCCCCTCGCGAACGCGCGCGATGGCCCGGACCTGACGGTGAGCTGGAACGGCCGACGCGGCACCCTCTATGCTTCACCACGCTTTCCCGCGTGGAACGGGCCCGTTCACGGGACCGCCACCCGGTGACCAGTCCGACCCCACCAGTTCACGACGACCTTCACAGCGGGAGCGAGCGGTGAGCGGAACCTCCGAAGGGCCGAGCGCACGGGCGGGCACGGCCTCCGGCGTGCCCCCCGCGCCGGTCACGGAGCGTCATATGACGGCGATGGAACCGCTGGTCACGGACGCACCGGCCACGGCCCCACCACCCGGGGCCCCGGCCGCCGAGGCCCCGCCCCCCGCCGGCGACGGCGACGGCGACCGCGCCGGTCACGGCCCCACCGCCTCCGAGCTGCGCGACTGCCGGGCCGCCTTCAACGCCGCCGCACTCCCCATGGGCGTCGTCGACGGCCGGGGCCACGTCGTGCGGGCCAACGATGCGCTCGGCGGGCTCCTGGGCACCGCGGTGGCGGTCCTCACCGGCCGGCGGGCGAGCGAACTGCTCGACCTCGCGTCCGACGACCGCACCTGGCACGCCTATCGCGAGGTCCTCCTGGGCCGCCGCTCCCGGTTCCGCTGCACCCGACGCCTCAAGCATCCCGACGGGCGCTCCCTGTGGGCCGAGGTCACCATCGTGCCGATGACCGGAACGTCGGCGGCGGAGCCCGCCCGGGTCCTGCTGACGGTCGCGGACGTCAGCGACCGCCGCGAGCTCCAGGAGCGGCTGCGCCACCTCCAGATGCACGACCCGGTGACCCGGCTGCCCAACCGGACGCTGTTCTTCGAGCGCCTCGCCTCGGCCCTGGAGACCCCGCCGTACCAGGACGACGCGATGCCGCCGCGGCGGCACGCCCGGATCGGGCTCTGCTATCTGGACCTGGACGGCTTCAAGGCGATCAACGACACGCTGGGGCACCGGACCGGGGACCGGCTGCTGGCCGCCGTCGCCGCACGGCTCACCGACTGCGCCGAGAACGACGCCTCCCGCCACGCCGGGGGCAGCCGGCTGGTGGCGCGCCTGGGCGGCGACGAGTTCGCGATCCTGGTCGAGGACTCGACGGGCACCGAGGAGCTGACCGAGCTGGCCCGCTCGGTCCTCGCCGCGCTCCAGCAGCCGTTCGACCTCGCCGGACAGCGGCTCTCGGTCTCCGCGTCGATCGGGGTGGTCGAACGGACCGCGGCGGGCACCTCGCCCACCGGTCTGATGCAGGCCGCCGACACCACGCTGTACTGGGCGAAGGCGGACGGCAAGGCCCGCTGGACCCTGTTCGACCCCGAGCGCAACGCCCACCGCATGACCCGGCAGTCGCTCTCCTCCACGCTCCGGCCCGCCGTGGAGCGCGGCGAGTTCACCCTGGAGTACCAGCCGCTGGTCGGGATGGCGGACGGGGTGCTGCGCGGCGTCGAGGCGCTGGTGCGCTGGAACCATCCGCAGTTCGGCGTGCTGCCGCCGAATCGGTTCGTCCAGATCGCCGAGGAGGACGGCTCGATCGTCCAGCTCGGCCGGTGGGTGCTGCGCACCGCGTGCCGGCAGGCGCGGCGCTGGCAGCTGGACCACCCGGACGAGCCGCCGCTGTTCATCAGCGTCAACGTCGCCGTACGGCAGGTCTGGGACTCCGACCTGGTCGCCGACGTGGCCGAGATCCTGGCCGAGACCGGGCTGGCCCCCGGGCTGCTCCAGCTGGAGCTGACCGAGTCGGCGGTGATGGGGTCGGGCGGCCGTCCGCTGCGGGCGCTCCAGGCCCTGAGCGACATGGGCGTACGGATCGCCATCGACGACTTCGGGACCGGCTACTCGAACCTCGCCTACCTCAGCAGGCTGCCCGTCTCCGTGCTGAAGCTGGACGGGGCGTTCGTGAAGGGCTTCCGGTACGAGGACGGTACGCACCCGAGCCCGGCCGACGAGACGATCGTGGAGGCCATGGTGCAGCTGGCGCACCGCCTGGGCCTGACCGTCACCGCGGAGTGCGTGGAGACGGCCGGGCAGGCGGAGCGGCTGCGGCGGATCGGCTGCGACACAGGGCAGGGCTGGCTGTACTCGCGGGCCGTGGCGCCGGAGCAGATCGCCGGGCTGATCGGCTCCCGCCCGCTGGAGGGCTGACCCCCCCCCGGCCGGGACCCCGCACGGCGCCACGGGCCCCGCACGGCGCCACGGGCCCCGCACGGCGCTACGGGG
The nucleotide sequence above comes from Streptomyces sp. NBC_01116. Encoded proteins:
- a CDS encoding AAA domain-containing protein, translating into MTTVFDPGAAAARATGAILDDTLRGTARGIVVDSPPGAGKSTLVVRAALELAAAGHPLMVIAQTNAQVDDLVVRLAEKDPELPVGRLHSSDSDPYDKVLDGLGNVTKSAKAADLAGLDVVISTAAKWAHVKNVEPWGHAIVDEAYQMRSDALLAVAGLFERALFVGDPGQLDPFSIVGADQWAGLSYDPSASAVSTLLAHNPELPQHRLPVSWRLPASAAPLVSDAFYPYTPFRSGTDHGDRKLSFGVASDGSGPDRVLDEAAESGWGLLELPARHTPRTDPEAVRAVALVVRRMLDRGGVATSERAEEPVPVTADRVAVGTAHRDQAAAVRAALTELGVTGVAVDTANRLQGREFDVTVVLHPLSGRPDATAFHLETGRLCVLASRHRHACVVVCREGVADLLDEHPSTEPVQLGVTVKFPDGWEANHAVLAHLSERRVRWRP
- a CDS encoding bifunctional DNA primase/polymerase → MSAWPKDETTLQTGAAPHHGVDIFALLRDQSGPQAAQVTAAGAAWLAGAAPYPRSTLAHWEERPKAPGVLPCGSAFDVVNVPALFGRRMLEQLWAEGPGSGPVATHRGRMLLFAAPGTAQRLPSLLAWEEWGTSGSGGAGDSGKRRGTVPPLLCHGTGDAVTVPPLTCASSESGPRWVVAPDTRNPWLPGPDVLLWACVRVSRSASCPGAAQAIFPRADQGANVYDVTRRR
- a CDS encoding M6 family metalloprotease domain-containing protein, which codes for MPCRRGPGGAERPPLRSLAAAATSLLALAATSLVAGPAAAAARDAAPCALPRSAAHHSLGLNTWNAAYPRPDQGLDAVMIFLSFPDSEPVLTPEALTADHFPATTRFFERASYGRFTLRPHPQRTWTRMPRDSTWYGIERDWNAERRTAYLRDAIDAADPEVDFSRYDVVYLVADPDAPGVDSDATKVVNFDRPLRADDSDIRRVVTVFEQHPPDRNVLAHETGHVFDLADLYHRPTDGKGDWDTHVGDWDVMGSQFGLAPDLFGWHKWKLGWLGGRQVVCVQGSADLTLEPVAAAPVPGGSIGTRLAVVRTGADSALAIEARSATGNDRGTCAEGILIYRVRSGTASGGGPVEVVDTHPDTGACWDRSVYPPLADAPLGIGETFTVPGDDTRIEVADRTPSGSWTVRVTTGV
- a CDS encoding putative bifunctional diguanylate cyclase/phosphodiesterase; translated protein: MEPLVTDAPATAPPPGAPAAEAPPPAGDGDGDRAGHGPTASELRDCRAAFNAAALPMGVVDGRGHVVRANDALGGLLGTAVAVLTGRRASELLDLASDDRTWHAYREVLLGRRSRFRCTRRLKHPDGRSLWAEVTIVPMTGTSAAEPARVLLTVADVSDRRELQERLRHLQMHDPVTRLPNRTLFFERLASALETPPYQDDAMPPRRHARIGLCYLDLDGFKAINDTLGHRTGDRLLAAVAARLTDCAENDASRHAGGSRLVARLGGDEFAILVEDSTGTEELTELARSVLAALQQPFDLAGQRLSVSASIGVVERTAAGTSPTGLMQAADTTLYWAKADGKARWTLFDPERNAHRMTRQSLSSTLRPAVERGEFTLEYQPLVGMADGVLRGVEALVRWNHPQFGVLPPNRFVQIAEEDGSIVQLGRWVLRTACRQARRWQLDHPDEPPLFISVNVAVRQVWDSDLVADVAEILAETGLAPGLLQLELTESAVMGSGGRPLRALQALSDMGVRIAIDDFGTGYSNLAYLSRLPVSVLKLDGAFVKGFRYEDGTHPSPADETIVEAMVQLAHRLGLTVTAECVETAGQAERLRRIGCDTGQGWLYSRAVAPEQIAGLIGSRPLEG